One genomic region from Vanessa tameamea isolate UH-Manoa-2023 chromosome 14, ilVanTame1 primary haplotype, whole genome shotgun sequence encodes:
- the LOC113398810 gene encoding poly(U)-binding-splicing factor half pint isoform X1 produces MELLQGVESAALSGMVTMATVPGVGAGAGAGVVMATGFLGAPVYDLRQVGDVYTGRCVCEQSGARACGGDLTRACAGPGAKCSTLPAILGGTLPRLSTEQADAVARAKKYAMEQSIKMVLMKQTLAHQQQQMATQRTQVQRQQALALMCRVYVGSISFELKEDTIRQAFLPFGPIKSINMSWDPVTQKHKGFAFVEYEIPEAAQLSLEQMNGVMLGGRNIKVVGRPSNMPQAQAVIDEIQEEAKQYNRIYVASIHPELTEDDIKNVFEAFGPITYCKLAYGASAHKHKGYGFIEYATLPAALEAIASMNLFDLGGQYLRVGRAITPPNALAGPPQASAMPTAAAVAAAAATAKIQAMDAVASNAVALGLTKLNALGLSPAAALPSLAAALPVALPAALPAALPAALPAVLPGAIPAALPGALPVAIPAALPGALPTTLAGGVSAALPAQVIPPPGVVIPPPPRARGPTAAETAAAVEGGVQQAALQRKLLDSSPDTLQQQESLSISGQSARHLVMQRLMRRRASRTVLLCNMVSAEEVDEALHHEIQEECSKWGRVDRLVIYNERQNEDDDPAHANVKIFVQFAEPEEAGAAAGALDGRYFGGRTVRAALYDQDLFDHGDLSG; encoded by the exons ATGGAATTG TTGCAGGGCGTCGAAAGCGCTGCATTGTCTGGGATGGTCACCATGGCGACGGTGCCGGGCGTGGGTGcaggcgcgggcgcgggcgtgGTCATGGCCACCG GTTTCCTCGGTGCACCCGTGTACGACCTCCGGCAGGTGGGCGACGTGTACACAGGTAGGTGCGTGTGCGAGCAGTCTGGTGCGCGCGCGTGTGGCGGCGACCTAACGAGAGCGTGCGCAGGTCCGGGCGCCAAGTGCTCGACGCTCCCGGCTATCCTCGGAGGCACGCTACCGCGCTTGTCAACAGAGCAGGCGGATGCGGTGGCCCGGGCCAAGAAGTACGCTATGGAGCAGAGTATCAAGATGGTACTTATGAAGCAGACACTGGCGCACCAGCAGCAGCAGATGGCGACGCAGCGCACGCAGGTGCAACGGCAGCAGGCGCTAGCTCTCATGTGCAG AGTATATGTGGGGTCGATTTCATTCGAGCTGAAGGAAGATACGATTAGGCAAGCGTTTTTGCCATTCGGACCCATTAAATCCATTAACATGTCATGGGATCCTGTGACGCAGAAACACAAAGGTTTTGCTTTCGTGGAGTATGAAATACCAGAAGCGGCACAACTCAGCCTCGAGCAGATGAACGGGGTTATGCTCGGGGGAAG gAATATAAAGGTGGTAGGACGTCCGTCTAATATGCCACAAGCGCAGGCGGTAATTGACGAAATTCAAGAAGAAGCTAAACAATATAACCGTATCTATGTGGCTTCCATACATCCAGAACTCACCGAGGacgatataaaaaa TGTTTTCGAGGCGTTCGGACCGATCACGTACTGCAAATTAGCATATGGCGCGTCGGCGCACAAACACAAAGGATATGGATTCATAGAATATGCCACGCTACCCGCCGCTCTCGAGGCCATCGCTTCCATGAACCTATTCGACCTTGGAG GTCAATACTTACGTGTGGGGCGAGCCATTACTCCTCCCAACGCACTGGCTGGCCCCCCCCAGGCGTCCGCGATGCCCACCGCTGCCGCCGTGGCCGCCGCCGCTGCGACCGCCAAGATCCAAGCCATGGACGCGGTGGCCAGTAACGCAGTCGCGCTTGGCCTCACCAAGCTCAACGCTCTCGGCTTGTCACCGGCAGCCGCGCTGCCTTCACTGGCAGCTGCGCTACCTGTCGCGCTCCCGGCCGCATTGCCGGCGGCACTTCCAGCCGCGCTTCCTGCCGTCCTGCCAGGTGCCATACCAGCAGCACTGCCAGGAGCATTGCCTGTGGCGATCCCGGCAGCCTTACCGGGTGCGTTACCCACGACGCTGGCAGGCGGCGTGAGTGCGGCGCTGCCGGCTCAAGTCATCCCACCGCCTGGTGTAGTGATACCGCCACCACCACGAGCACGGGGCCCGACAGCG GCGGAAACTGCTGCAGCGGTTGAAGGTGGCGTTCAGCAAGCGGCGCTACAACGTAAATTACTGGATAGCTCGCCAGATACGCTACAGCAGCAAGAGTCGCTATCAATATCCGGTCAGTCCGCGCGGCACCTCGTCATGCAG CGCTTGATGCGGCGTCGCGCTTCTCGCACGGTGCTTCTGTGCAATATGGTGTCAGCCGAGGAGGTGGATGAAGCGTTGCATCACGAGATTCAG GAGGAGTGCTCGAAATGGGGTCGAGTGGATCGACTCGTGATATACAACGAGCGGCAAAACGAGGACGATGACCCCGCACACGCCAACGTCAAGATCTTTGTACAATTCGCCGAGCCTGAAG AGGCGGGCGCGGCAGCGGGCGCGCTGGACGGGCGCTACTTCGGCGGCCGAACGGTGCGCGCCGCGCTCTACGACCAGGACCTCTTTGACCACGGAGACCTCTCGGGGTAG
- the LOC113398810 gene encoding poly(U)-binding-splicing factor half pint isoform X2 has product MELLQGVESAALSGMVTMATVPGVGAGAGAGVVMATGFLGAPVYDLRQVGDVYTGPGAKCSTLPAILGGTLPRLSTEQADAVARAKKYAMEQSIKMVLMKQTLAHQQQQMATQRTQVQRQQALALMCRVYVGSISFELKEDTIRQAFLPFGPIKSINMSWDPVTQKHKGFAFVEYEIPEAAQLSLEQMNGVMLGGRNIKVVGRPSNMPQAQAVIDEIQEEAKQYNRIYVASIHPELTEDDIKNVFEAFGPITYCKLAYGASAHKHKGYGFIEYATLPAALEAIASMNLFDLGGQYLRVGRAITPPNALAGPPQASAMPTAAAVAAAAATAKIQAMDAVASNAVALGLTKLNALGLSPAAALPSLAAALPVALPAALPAALPAALPAVLPGAIPAALPGALPVAIPAALPGALPTTLAGGVSAALPAQVIPPPGVVIPPPPRARGPTAAETAAAVEGGVQQAALQRKLLDSSPDTLQQQESLSISGQSARHLVMQRLMRRRASRTVLLCNMVSAEEVDEALHHEIQEECSKWGRVDRLVIYNERQNEDDDPAHANVKIFVQFAEPEEAGAAAGALDGRYFGGRTVRAALYDQDLFDHGDLSG; this is encoded by the exons ATGGAATTG TTGCAGGGCGTCGAAAGCGCTGCATTGTCTGGGATGGTCACCATGGCGACGGTGCCGGGCGTGGGTGcaggcgcgggcgcgggcgtgGTCATGGCCACCG GTTTCCTCGGTGCACCCGTGTACGACCTCCGGCAGGTGGGCGACGTGTACACAG GTCCGGGCGCCAAGTGCTCGACGCTCCCGGCTATCCTCGGAGGCACGCTACCGCGCTTGTCAACAGAGCAGGCGGATGCGGTGGCCCGGGCCAAGAAGTACGCTATGGAGCAGAGTATCAAGATGGTACTTATGAAGCAGACACTGGCGCACCAGCAGCAGCAGATGGCGACGCAGCGCACGCAGGTGCAACGGCAGCAGGCGCTAGCTCTCATGTGCAG AGTATATGTGGGGTCGATTTCATTCGAGCTGAAGGAAGATACGATTAGGCAAGCGTTTTTGCCATTCGGACCCATTAAATCCATTAACATGTCATGGGATCCTGTGACGCAGAAACACAAAGGTTTTGCTTTCGTGGAGTATGAAATACCAGAAGCGGCACAACTCAGCCTCGAGCAGATGAACGGGGTTATGCTCGGGGGAAG gAATATAAAGGTGGTAGGACGTCCGTCTAATATGCCACAAGCGCAGGCGGTAATTGACGAAATTCAAGAAGAAGCTAAACAATATAACCGTATCTATGTGGCTTCCATACATCCAGAACTCACCGAGGacgatataaaaaa TGTTTTCGAGGCGTTCGGACCGATCACGTACTGCAAATTAGCATATGGCGCGTCGGCGCACAAACACAAAGGATATGGATTCATAGAATATGCCACGCTACCCGCCGCTCTCGAGGCCATCGCTTCCATGAACCTATTCGACCTTGGAG GTCAATACTTACGTGTGGGGCGAGCCATTACTCCTCCCAACGCACTGGCTGGCCCCCCCCAGGCGTCCGCGATGCCCACCGCTGCCGCCGTGGCCGCCGCCGCTGCGACCGCCAAGATCCAAGCCATGGACGCGGTGGCCAGTAACGCAGTCGCGCTTGGCCTCACCAAGCTCAACGCTCTCGGCTTGTCACCGGCAGCCGCGCTGCCTTCACTGGCAGCTGCGCTACCTGTCGCGCTCCCGGCCGCATTGCCGGCGGCACTTCCAGCCGCGCTTCCTGCCGTCCTGCCAGGTGCCATACCAGCAGCACTGCCAGGAGCATTGCCTGTGGCGATCCCGGCAGCCTTACCGGGTGCGTTACCCACGACGCTGGCAGGCGGCGTGAGTGCGGCGCTGCCGGCTCAAGTCATCCCACCGCCTGGTGTAGTGATACCGCCACCACCACGAGCACGGGGCCCGACAGCG GCGGAAACTGCTGCAGCGGTTGAAGGTGGCGTTCAGCAAGCGGCGCTACAACGTAAATTACTGGATAGCTCGCCAGATACGCTACAGCAGCAAGAGTCGCTATCAATATCCGGTCAGTCCGCGCGGCACCTCGTCATGCAG CGCTTGATGCGGCGTCGCGCTTCTCGCACGGTGCTTCTGTGCAATATGGTGTCAGCCGAGGAGGTGGATGAAGCGTTGCATCACGAGATTCAG GAGGAGTGCTCGAAATGGGGTCGAGTGGATCGACTCGTGATATACAACGAGCGGCAAAACGAGGACGATGACCCCGCACACGCCAACGTCAAGATCTTTGTACAATTCGCCGAGCCTGAAG AGGCGGGCGCGGCAGCGGGCGCGCTGGACGGGCGCTACTTCGGCGGCCGAACGGTGCGCGCCGCGCTCTACGACCAGGACCTCTTTGACCACGGAGACCTCTCGGGGTAG
- the LOC113398810 gene encoding poly(U)-binding-splicing factor half pint isoform X3 — translation MEQSIKMVLMKQTLAHQQQQMATQRTQVQRQQALALMCRVYVGSISFELKEDTIRQAFLPFGPIKSINMSWDPVTQKHKGFAFVEYEIPEAAQLSLEQMNGVMLGGRNIKVVGRPSNMPQAQAVIDEIQEEAKQYNRIYVASIHPELTEDDIKNVFEAFGPITYCKLAYGASAHKHKGYGFIEYATLPAALEAIASMNLFDLGGQYLRVGRAITPPNALAGPPQASAMPTAAAVAAAAATAKIQAMDAVASNAVALGLTKLNALGLSPAAALPSLAAALPVALPAALPAALPAALPAVLPGAIPAALPGALPVAIPAALPGALPTTLAGGVSAALPAQVIPPPGVVIPPPPRARGPTAAETAAAVEGGVQQAALQRKLLDSSPDTLQQQESLSISGQSARHLVMQRLMRRRASRTVLLCNMVSAEEVDEALHHEIQEECSKWGRVDRLVIYNERQNEDDDPAHANVKIFVQFAEPEEAGAAAGALDGRYFGGRTVRAALYDQDLFDHGDLSG, via the exons ATGGAGCAGAGTATCAAGATGGTACTTATGAAGCAGACACTGGCGCACCAGCAGCAGCAGATGGCGACGCAGCGCACGCAGGTGCAACGGCAGCAGGCGCTAGCTCTCATGTGCAG AGTATATGTGGGGTCGATTTCATTCGAGCTGAAGGAAGATACGATTAGGCAAGCGTTTTTGCCATTCGGACCCATTAAATCCATTAACATGTCATGGGATCCTGTGACGCAGAAACACAAAGGTTTTGCTTTCGTGGAGTATGAAATACCAGAAGCGGCACAACTCAGCCTCGAGCAGATGAACGGGGTTATGCTCGGGGGAAG gAATATAAAGGTGGTAGGACGTCCGTCTAATATGCCACAAGCGCAGGCGGTAATTGACGAAATTCAAGAAGAAGCTAAACAATATAACCGTATCTATGTGGCTTCCATACATCCAGAACTCACCGAGGacgatataaaaaa TGTTTTCGAGGCGTTCGGACCGATCACGTACTGCAAATTAGCATATGGCGCGTCGGCGCACAAACACAAAGGATATGGATTCATAGAATATGCCACGCTACCCGCCGCTCTCGAGGCCATCGCTTCCATGAACCTATTCGACCTTGGAG GTCAATACTTACGTGTGGGGCGAGCCATTACTCCTCCCAACGCACTGGCTGGCCCCCCCCAGGCGTCCGCGATGCCCACCGCTGCCGCCGTGGCCGCCGCCGCTGCGACCGCCAAGATCCAAGCCATGGACGCGGTGGCCAGTAACGCAGTCGCGCTTGGCCTCACCAAGCTCAACGCTCTCGGCTTGTCACCGGCAGCCGCGCTGCCTTCACTGGCAGCTGCGCTACCTGTCGCGCTCCCGGCCGCATTGCCGGCGGCACTTCCAGCCGCGCTTCCTGCCGTCCTGCCAGGTGCCATACCAGCAGCACTGCCAGGAGCATTGCCTGTGGCGATCCCGGCAGCCTTACCGGGTGCGTTACCCACGACGCTGGCAGGCGGCGTGAGTGCGGCGCTGCCGGCTCAAGTCATCCCACCGCCTGGTGTAGTGATACCGCCACCACCACGAGCACGGGGCCCGACAGCG GCGGAAACTGCTGCAGCGGTTGAAGGTGGCGTTCAGCAAGCGGCGCTACAACGTAAATTACTGGATAGCTCGCCAGATACGCTACAGCAGCAAGAGTCGCTATCAATATCCGGTCAGTCCGCGCGGCACCTCGTCATGCAG CGCTTGATGCGGCGTCGCGCTTCTCGCACGGTGCTTCTGTGCAATATGGTGTCAGCCGAGGAGGTGGATGAAGCGTTGCATCACGAGATTCAG GAGGAGTGCTCGAAATGGGGTCGAGTGGATCGACTCGTGATATACAACGAGCGGCAAAACGAGGACGATGACCCCGCACACGCCAACGTCAAGATCTTTGTACAATTCGCCGAGCCTGAAG AGGCGGGCGCGGCAGCGGGCGCGCTGGACGGGCGCTACTTCGGCGGCCGAACGGTGCGCGCCGCGCTCTACGACCAGGACCTCTTTGACCACGGAGACCTCTCGGGGTAG
- the LOC113398811 gene encoding cytochrome P450 6B6-like, with protein sequence MLAVIIVVIVVLVLYLYGTRNFKYWERNQVKHDEPVIFFGNNTRNYLMQKSVCQLAVEMYWKYPNEKVVGFYRASRPELIIRDPDIAKRILTTDFASFYPRGLNMNTDEIEPLLRNLFFADGDLWRLLRQRMTPAFTSGKLKAMFPLIVERAERLQARALNAASEGQEIDARDLMARYTTDFIGACGFGLDSDSLKEENSAFRKLGANIFQAGVKEIFIVVLKEVFPSIFNKLKLMTRVEKGIYQLVNEVLRQRNYEPSGRNDFIDLLLECKKKGTIVGDSIERMKPDGKPEIATLEMNEDLIAAQVFVFFAAGFETSSSATSFTLHELAHHPDVQNKVQEEIDSVLERYDNKLSYDAIKEMHYLEWTFKEAMRIFPSLGFLIRQCAKKYTFEDLNLTIDEGVRVIIPIQAMQNDSKYFDNPNEFRPERFDPNNFNADNKYVYLPFGVGPRACIGERLGLMQSLAGLAAVLSRFTVRPAPSTLRHPIINPTSGIVQTVKGGLPLLFLERKPRG encoded by the exons ATGCTTGCGGTCATTATAGTGGTAATTGTGGTTTTGGTTCTATACTTATACGGAACAAGAAACTTTAAGTACTGGGAACGAAATCAAGTTAAACATGACGAGCCAGTAATCTTTTTCGGTAACAAcacaagaaattatttaatgcaGAAAAGTGTATGCCAGTTGGCAGTGGAGATGTACTGGAAGTATCCAAATGAGAAAGTGGTAGGGTTTTATCGAGCATCTCGTCCTGAACTTATTATTAGGGACCCTGATATTGCCAAACGAATACTCACAACAGACTTTGCTAGCTTTTATCCGCGTGGACTGAACATGAACACCGATGAGATAGAACCTTTGCTTCGGAATTTATTTTTCGCAGACGGTGACCTTTGGCGGTTACTACGTCAACGGATGACACCCGCTTTTACCAGTGGCAAACTGAAAGCTATGTTTCCATTAATCGTGGAACGAGCTGAACGGCTGCAGGCCAGGGCACTCAACGCCGCTTCCGAAGGACAGGAGATCGATGCTCGCGACCTCATGGCACGATACACGACTGATTTCATTGGCGCCTGCGGCTTCGGACTTGACTCGGACTCACTCAAAGAGGAAAACTCCGCTTTTAGAAAACTTGGAGCTAATATATTTCAAGCGGGAGTTAAAGAAATTTTCATCGTTGTTTTAAAAGAAGTCTTTCCCAGCATATTcaacaaattaaaacttatgaCTCGCGTAGAAAAAGGAATTTACCAACTAGTGAACGAAGTACTACGACAACGAAACTATGAACCATCGGGTAGAAATGACTTCATAGATCTTTTGCTTGAATGTAAGAAAAAAGGCACAATTGTTGGCGACTCAATAGAGAGAATGAAACCAGATGGAAAACCAGAAATCGCAACTTTAGAAATGAATGAGGATCTCATAGCGGCTCAAGTATTTGTCTTTTTCGCTGCTGGTTTCGAAACGTCCTCCTCGGCAACCAGTTTTACCCTACACGAACTAGCTCATCACCCTGATGTACAAAATAAGGTACAAGAGGAGATTGATAGCGTTTTGGAAAGGTATGATAACAAACTAAGCTACGATGCCATTAAGGAAATGCACTACCTAGAGTGGACATTTAAAGAAGCAATGAGAATATTTCCTTCGCTTGGTTTCTTAATAAGACAGTGCGCAAAAAAATACACTTTCGAAGATTTAAATCTAACTATTGATGAAGGAGTAAGAGTAATAATACCTATTCAAGCAATGCAAAATGATTCTAAGTATTTTGATAATCCGAATGAATTTCGCCCTGAAAGATTTGATCCGAATAATTTTAATGCTGACAACAAATATGTATACTTACCATTTGGTGTTGGACCTCGAGCTTGTATTG GTGAGCGACTCGGCCTGATGCAGTCGCTGGCGGGGCTGGCCGCAGTGCTGTCGCGTTTCACCGTGCGACCCGCACCCTCTACGCTACGACACCCAATAATCAACCCTACCTCGGGCATCGTACAAACTGTAAAAGGTGGCTTGCCACTGTTGTTCCTAGAGAGGAAGCCTAGAGGCTGA